In Kordiimonas sp. SCSIO 12610, the following are encoded in one genomic region:
- the deoA gene encoding thymidine phosphorylase, producing the protein MDNKGSFLPQEIIRQKRDGATLTDAQIADFVAGITDASVTDAQISALAMAVFFNGMTPEEGAALTLSMRDSGTVINWGDYGFDKDAPIVDKHSTGGVGDKVSLMLAPIVAAIGGYVPMISGRGLGHTGGTLDKLESIPGYDAFPDVEVFAGITKEIGCSIIGQTANLAPADKRFYGVRDVTATVESVPLITASILSKKLAAGLNALVMDVKFGNGAFMDSAPKAQILAENIVRVANAAGVPTTALLTDMNQVLGRTAGNAVELIETVEFLRNPGSADQRLVDVTLGLAAHMASLGKIYSTPSEARSHAKAALENGRALEIFAKMVAAQKGPIDFIENPTKYLDIAPVERAVYVKDTGFVSAMDTRAIGVAVVALGGGRVNPGHAIDHSVGITEIAQIGDRVDRDKPIAMVYAKNEADADIAEETLKGAFVVSEGQPNMSPVVTNVIEG; encoded by the coding sequence ATGGATAATAAGGGTAGTTTTTTACCACAGGAAATCATTCGGCAAAAACGCGATGGCGCCACTTTGACTGACGCTCAGATTGCAGACTTTGTTGCTGGTATTACAGATGCTAGCGTTACTGACGCACAAATATCAGCGTTAGCGATGGCAGTGTTTTTCAATGGAATGACACCGGAAGAGGGGGCTGCGCTTACGCTTTCGATGCGCGATTCCGGGACTGTTATTAATTGGGGCGACTATGGTTTCGACAAAGATGCTCCAATCGTTGATAAGCATTCTACAGGCGGCGTTGGTGATAAAGTTAGCCTTATGCTTGCTCCGATCGTTGCAGCGATTGGCGGGTATGTCCCTATGATTTCTGGTCGTGGGCTTGGGCATACTGGCGGTACACTAGATAAGCTAGAGTCTATACCGGGTTACGATGCTTTTCCAGATGTAGAGGTATTTGCAGGTATCACGAAGGAAATTGGCTGTTCAATTATTGGGCAAACAGCAAACTTGGCCCCTGCTGACAAAAGATTTTATGGTGTTCGGGACGTTACAGCAACAGTGGAGTCAGTTCCTCTGATTACCGCATCTATTCTGTCCAAGAAACTGGCAGCAGGCCTTAATGCCTTGGTTATGGATGTGAAGTTTGGGAACGGTGCTTTTATGGATAGCGCACCGAAAGCCCAAATACTTGCTGAGAATATAGTAAGAGTGGCAAACGCGGCCGGCGTGCCTACAACAGCACTCCTCACCGATATGAATCAGGTTTTAGGGCGAACAGCTGGTAACGCTGTAGAGCTGATTGAGACTGTCGAATTCCTGCGTAATCCTGGTTCTGCAGACCAGCGGCTTGTTGATGTGACACTTGGTCTGGCTGCTCATATGGCGTCGCTTGGGAAAATATATTCAACGCCGTCAGAGGCGAGGTCTCATGCAAAAGCTGCTCTTGAAAACGGGCGAGCCCTTGAAATATTTGCAAAGATGGTAGCCGCTCAAAAGGGCCCGATTGATTTCATAGAAAATCCAACCAAGTATCTTGATATTGCGCCAGTCGAGCGCGCGGTCTATGTGAAGGATACTGGTTTTGTCTCTGCTATGGATACGAGGGCTATTGGTGTAGCAGTTGTGGCCCTTGGTGGTGGAAGAGTAAACCCTGGCCATGCTATTGATCACTCTGTCGGTATTACAGAGATTGCTCAAATCGGTGATCGAGTAGACCGGGATAAACCAATCGCTATGGTTTATGCGAAGAATGAAGCGGATGCAGATATTGCCGAAGAAACATTAAAGGGTGCATTTGTTGTGTCTGAGGGGCAACCCAATATGTCCCCGGTTGTTACGAATGTGATTGAAGGATAG
- a CDS encoding phosphopentomutase encodes MARSFILVLDSFGIGETTDADKFGDVGANTLGHIAEWCANGNVNDDRPTPGPLAIPNMIKLGLGKAYQNVTGNEPAKLGFDGEVTGMFGACAEQSYGKDTPSGHWEMAGVPVRFDWGYFPPEYPSFPEALTNALVERCKLPGVIGNKHASGTVVLEELGEEHIRTGMPIVYTSADSVFQIAAHEEHFGLDRLYSVCEVARELVDEYEIGRVIARPFIGEKGTFERTGNRRDYATPPPSPTLLDKLAANGREVISIGKIADIFAHQGLTRKIKATGNAALFDATLSEAKAAPDGSLIFTNFVDFDQNFGHRRNVGGYAAALEYFDSRLPELMALLQDDDMVILTADHGCDPTWPGTDHTREHVPFVAFGRNIAARNIGVRDSFADIGQTVASHLNIAPLEEGVCALTT; translated from the coding sequence ATGGCTAGATCGTTCATTTTAGTGCTCGATAGTTTTGGTATTGGTGAAACTACTGACGCTGATAAGTTTGGCGATGTTGGGGCGAACACGCTTGGCCATATTGCTGAATGGTGCGCTAATGGGAACGTAAATGATGATCGCCCAACGCCCGGGCCATTGGCGATACCTAACATGATAAAGCTAGGTTTAGGCAAAGCCTATCAGAACGTAACTGGAAACGAACCAGCAAAACTTGGATTTGATGGTGAGGTGACTGGCATGTTCGGGGCTTGCGCGGAACAGTCCTATGGGAAGGATACGCCCTCGGGTCATTGGGAAATGGCTGGTGTTCCGGTCAGATTTGACTGGGGGTATTTCCCACCTGAATATCCTAGTTTTCCAGAAGCGTTAACGAATGCGCTTGTAGAACGATGTAAACTTCCCGGTGTTATTGGGAATAAACATGCTTCAGGTACAGTTGTTTTAGAGGAATTGGGCGAAGAGCACATTCGTACTGGTATGCCGATTGTTTACACATCAGCCGATAGTGTATTTCAAATTGCTGCACATGAAGAGCATTTTGGTTTGGACCGCCTATATAGCGTTTGTGAAGTTGCCCGTGAGTTGGTTGATGAATATGAAATTGGTCGTGTCATTGCGCGCCCGTTTATTGGTGAAAAGGGTACATTCGAGCGTACGGGAAATCGCAGAGATTATGCGACACCGCCACCATCGCCAACATTACTTGATAAACTTGCTGCAAATGGCCGCGAGGTAATTTCTATTGGAAAGATTGCCGATATATTCGCCCATCAAGGACTGACGCGAAAAATTAAAGCGACTGGAAACGCCGCTTTGTTTGACGCAACACTTAGTGAGGCGAAAGCAGCACCGGATGGATCGTTAATTTTTACAAATTTTGTAGATTTTGATCAAAATTTTGGACATCGCCGAAATGTAGGCGGGTATGCAGCGGCACTTGAATATTTTGATAGCAGACTTCCTGAATTAATGGCGCTATTACAAGATGATGATATGGTGATCCTGACGGCGGATCATGGGTGTGACCCAACATGGCCAGGGACAGACCACACACGAGAGCATGTCCCTTTTGTTGCGTTTGGACGAAATATTGCTGCGCGTAATATTGGTGTGCGAGACAGTTTTGCCGATATTGGACAAACGGTCGCTAGTCATTTGAATATTGCACCACTCGAAGAGGGTGTTTGTGCACTAACCACATAG
- a CDS encoding alkaline phosphatase D family protein yields MKRFIIPVYLMSSVVFSHEALLADAPKIAKLPDASQNLTRIAFGSCADEEIAQPIWKQIAADNPELFLFIGDNVYADKNRGEWVNDFSRAELEYSYRTLQQHPEFTDFQSKFPMLVTWDDHDFGKNDAGIEFDLKTDAKELMLETFGLPQDSSIADRDGVYHSAYFGEDGKRIQIIMLDTRWYRSALTVTDERGAKGKERYLPSQDPDQDMLGDAQWKWLAEELEKPADLRLLVSSIQVLADGHGWEAWRTMPKERERLYKLLQDTGASNTVILSGDRHVGGFYQKSDVFKSKLTEITSSSLNLSFNSGKVDETGPNQLGDLYGPENYGLILVDWNTGQVSLNLKNNTGQVVQNVSISIK; encoded by the coding sequence ATGAAACGGTTTATTATTCCAGTTTACTTGATGTCTAGTGTGGTTTTTAGTCATGAGGCGCTCCTCGCTGACGCACCTAAAATTGCAAAACTACCAGATGCTTCACAGAATTTGACCAGGATTGCATTTGGTTCCTGCGCTGACGAAGAAATTGCACAGCCAATCTGGAAACAAATTGCTGCGGATAACCCTGAGCTTTTCCTTTTTATTGGCGATAATGTGTATGCCGATAAAAACCGAGGTGAATGGGTTAATGATTTTAGTCGCGCAGAACTGGAATACTCATACCGTACACTACAACAACACCCAGAATTTACAGATTTCCAGTCGAAGTTTCCCATGCTTGTAACATGGGACGACCATGATTTTGGCAAAAATGACGCTGGTATAGAATTTGATCTGAAGACGGATGCCAAGGAATTAATGCTCGAAACCTTTGGTTTACCGCAAGATTCGTCGATTGCTGACCGTGACGGTGTATATCATTCTGCGTATTTTGGTGAGGATGGGAAACGTATCCAAATCATTATGCTTGATACGCGTTGGTATAGAAGCGCTTTAACAGTCACTGACGAGCGGGGAGCTAAAGGCAAAGAGCGTTATTTACCGAGCCAGGATCCTGATCAGGATATGCTTGGCGATGCTCAGTGGAAATGGCTCGCTGAGGAGCTTGAGAAGCCAGCAGATTTGAGATTGTTGGTGTCTTCTATACAGGTTCTTGCAGATGGCCATGGATGGGAAGCATGGCGTACCATGCCTAAAGAGCGTGAGCGTCTATACAAATTGTTACAGGACACCGGGGCGAGCAATACAGTAATTCTCTCTGGTGATAGGCATGTTGGTGGATTTTATCAAAAATCAGATGTGTTCAAGTCGAAATTAACGGAAATTACATCGAGTTCTTTAAATTTATCCTTCAATTCAGGTAAGGTCGATGAAACGGGCCCGAATCAGTTAGGCGATTTATACGGTCCAGAGAATTATGGCTTGATTTTAGTCGACTGGAACACTGGTCAAGTTTCACTGAATCTGAAGAATAATACAGGCCAAGTGGTACAAAACGTGTCCATATCGATAAAATAG
- the upp gene encoding uracil phosphoribosyltransferase: MTSNVTIVDHPLVQHKLTLMRRREASTAEFRKLLREIGLFLGYEALRDLQLGKINIETPVCATEAPVLAGKKLTFISVLRAGDGLLGPMLDLVPSARVGQIGLARDEKTLQPTKYFFKVPKGLAERTTVVLDPMLATGNSAVRAIEEIKAVGAKDIRFVCLLAAPEGIETFTKAHPDVPVVTASIDEKLNEKSYIVPGLGDAGDRLFGTKGV, encoded by the coding sequence ATGACATCAAATGTTACCATCGTCGATCATCCTCTTGTGCAACATAAGTTAACACTTATGCGCAGACGCGAGGCAAGCACCGCAGAATTCAGAAAATTATTACGCGAAATCGGCTTATTCCTAGGATACGAGGCCCTTCGGGACCTCCAGTTAGGCAAGATAAATATCGAAACACCCGTATGCGCAACAGAGGCGCCTGTTCTGGCTGGGAAGAAATTAACATTCATTTCTGTTCTACGTGCTGGCGATGGCCTTCTTGGACCGATGTTGGATCTGGTTCCATCAGCACGTGTTGGCCAGATCGGCCTTGCCAGAGATGAGAAAACGCTGCAACCAACCAAATATTTCTTCAAAGTTCCAAAAGGTTTGGCAGAACGAACCACTGTTGTTCTGGACCCAATGCTGGCAACTGGGAATTCGGCTGTTCGTGCAATCGAAGAGATTAAAGCGGTTGGCGCAAAAGATATTCGCTTCGTCTGCTTACTTGCAGCGCCCGAAGGAATTGAGACATTTACAAAAGCACATCCTGATGTTCCTGTGGTGACAGCGTCAATTGACGAAAAACTTAACGAGAAAAGTTATATTGTTCCCGGACTCGGCGATGCTGGTGATCGTTTGTTCGGAACTAAAGGGGTTTAA
- a CDS encoding phosphoribosyltransferase, which yields MSVQKHYVTAQELLDDSFQLGIQILKSGFLPKFIVGVWRGGTPTGIAVQEILDYYKVQTDHIAIRTSSYIGMQQQKEVKVHGMEYIVNNINAEDSLLIVDDVFDSGRSIDAIIAHLKEKCRRNTPEVIKIATVFYKPERNVTKLVPDFYCHETDDWLVFPHELTDMSVEEIKEHKGLELPEIDLG from the coding sequence ATGAGTGTTCAAAAACATTATGTAACAGCACAGGAATTACTGGACGATTCCTTTCAGCTTGGCATTCAAATTCTTAAAAGTGGTTTTCTTCCGAAGTTTATCGTTGGCGTATGGCGCGGAGGCACCCCAACAGGTATAGCCGTTCAGGAGATACTGGATTATTACAAGGTTCAAACCGACCACATTGCTATTCGCACTTCCAGTTACATCGGTATGCAGCAACAGAAAGAGGTAAAAGTTCACGGCATGGAATATATCGTGAACAACATCAATGCAGAAGATAGCCTTCTGATTGTTGACGATGTATTTGATTCTGGTCGTTCAATCGACGCTATTATTGCGCATTTGAAAGAAAAGTGCCGTAGAAACACACCGGAAGTTATCAAGATTGCTACCGTTTTCTACAAGCCGGAACGCAACGTTACCAAGCTTGTGCCTGATTTCTATTGCCACGAAACAGATGACTGGCTCGTATTTCCGCATGAGCTAACGGATATGAGCGTAGAAGAAATCAAAGAACACAAAGGGCTAGAGCTACCAGAAATCGACCTCGGTTAA
- a CDS encoding purine-nucleoside phosphorylase has translation MSYENIQACAEFVRGKVNGDIPKTAMILGSGLNSLADSIEDAVVFPFNELPHFPVTTVQGHAGRMLIGKLEGVPVICMQGRVHGYEGHSGEKLAFATRVLWALGVETLVVTNAAGSLDTEAAPGSLMAITDHINLSGINPLTGINDDRIGVRFPDMGNAWDAELTQKLHKAADGLDFPLFSGVYIMVKGPNFETPAEIRAFRTMGANAVGMSTVPECLAARHCGMKVVGISSITNYAAGMVEGELTHDETMEYGAKAAVNLEKLLRKFVQDI, from the coding sequence ATGTCATATGAAAATATTCAAGCATGCGCAGAATTTGTACGCGGCAAAGTGAACGGTGATATCCCAAAAACCGCGATGATTCTCGGAAGTGGGCTCAATAGCCTCGCTGATTCAATAGAAGACGCAGTGGTATTCCCTTTCAATGAGCTCCCTCATTTCCCTGTTACAACTGTGCAAGGGCATGCTGGTCGAATGCTGATCGGAAAATTGGAAGGCGTACCTGTTATTTGCATGCAAGGCCGTGTTCATGGCTATGAAGGGCATAGCGGTGAGAAATTGGCTTTCGCTACACGCGTCTTGTGGGCTCTCGGCGTTGAAACTCTCGTCGTTACAAATGCAGCAGGCAGCCTTGATACAGAAGCGGCTCCTGGTAGTTTGATGGCAATCACTGACCATATCAATCTATCAGGGATTAACCCGCTTACCGGTATTAACGATGACCGTATTGGTGTTCGCTTTCCCGATATGGGGAACGCATGGGACGCTGAATTAACACAAAAGCTACACAAGGCCGCTGATGGTCTTGATTTCCCATTATTCAGCGGGGTCTATATCATGGTTAAAGGGCCAAACTTTGAAACACCGGCTGAAATTCGCGCCTTTAGAACAATGGGTGCAAACGCGGTTGGCATGTCAACCGTTCCGGAATGTCTGGCTGCCCGCCACTGCGGCATGAAAGTTGTTGGCATCAGCTCAATCACCAATTATGCCGCTGGAATGGTGGAAGGTGAGCTCACTCATGATGAGACAATGGAATATGGTGCAAAGGCGGCGGTTAATCTTGAAAAATTACTGCGTAAATTTGTGC